CCCGCAGGGACAGTTCCGGCGTGTGTTGCCCATGCCTTTTGGCCCTAGGCGCTGCTGCGGCCAGCAGGTCATGGTAGGCAGGACGTGCCAGTTGTATACCGAAGGGATCTGCCATGACCGAAGCCACCAAAGTCCGGACCATTGTGGTGGGAGTCGACGGTTCCGATGCATCGGTTGAAGCCCTGCGCCAGGCCCAGAGCCTCGCCGCAGCGCTCTCCGCGACGGTTGTGGCGCTGGCCTGCTGGGACGTCCCCCCGGTCTACGACGGATATGTCGCCATGGGCATCGACGACTTCGATGTCCGCGCCGATGAAATCCTGCAGGAAGCCGTGGAGAAGGCGTTCGGGGCGGACGTCCCCGCCAACCTCGAAACCCGACTCGTCCAGGGCCACCCCCGCCATACC
This genomic window from Arthrobacter sp. EM1 contains:
- a CDS encoding universal stress protein; translated protein: MTEATKVRTIVVGVDGSDASVEALRQAQSLAAALSATVVALACWDVPPVYDGYVAMGIDDFDVRADEILQEAVEKAFGADVPANLETRLVQGHPRHTLLEASRSAELLVVGRRGHGGFGGLLIGSVSSALVAHAHCPVLVVHSPEPKAAR